The Pseudomonas sp. FP2309 genome has a window encoding:
- a CDS encoding type III secretion effector protein, which produces MGFDMRWSDKLKIASTLLEKIMSVSMSDTPAFASSPTDLSQIHSKPETKAGRPAPVVNTAANVSFVPREGQGGPVFGKHYPSTGRHLPVEHLAPNLSAPALSSFMDAFKHWMSQWFSGHRPPMGPGYHRPPAKPDPACSHAPSRPNPHGDKPYPNPIGKPHPHYARKTNEQLAQQLQRHFNAFSDPLKPGYVSADSIYAMAKKGWSFDPVTNANIRLANELLRRPELMSALDRNTSTGALDGLIDRQNVNVVIKGKNAFKYKTDKQLAGEMLKHFNALKSNSWDGQLSFNELRGLAAQRPSGNASKDHVIQLAQEILKRSDVLTIMDNLAGRDGDGRISWRALYLLSR; this is translated from the coding sequence ATGGGCTTCGACATGCGTTGGAGCGACAAGCTGAAGATCGCATCCACCCTACTGGAGAAAATTATGTCGGTATCGATGTCCGATACACCCGCATTTGCCTCATCACCCACTGATCTTTCGCAGATTCATTCCAAGCCTGAGACCAAAGCCGGTCGACCGGCGCCTGTGGTCAACACTGCTGCGAACGTCAGCTTTGTGCCGCGTGAGGGCCAGGGCGGGCCGGTGTTCGGCAAACATTACCCTTCAACAGGGCGTCATCTTCCTGTCGAGCACCTGGCCCCCAACCTTAGCGCACCGGCGCTGTCGAGCTTTATGGACGCGTTCAAGCATTGGATGAGCCAATGGTTTTCAGGGCATCGCCCACCCATGGGGCCGGGCTACCACAGGCCACCGGCAAAACCGGATCCGGCGTGCAGCCATGCACCGTCGCGCCCCAACCCTCATGGTGATAAACCGTACCCGAACCCGATAGGCAAGCCACACCCGCACTACGCACGCAAAACCAATGAACAGCTGGCGCAGCAGTTGCAGCGGCACTTCAACGCTTTCAGCGACCCGTTGAAACCTGGGTATGTGAGTGCTGACAGCATCTACGCGATGGCGAAAAAGGGCTGGTCGTTCGATCCCGTCACGAACGCAAACATTCGCCTGGCCAATGAACTGCTAAGGCGTCCCGAACTTATGAGTGCCCTTGACCGGAACACGTCGACCGGGGCATTGGACGGGCTGATCGACCGGCAAAATGTCAACGTGGTCATAAAAGGAAAGAACGCCTTCAAGTACAAGACTGACAAGCAGTTGGCGGGCGAGATGCTCAAGCATTTCAATGCGTTGAAGAGCAATTCCTGGGATGGGCAGCTGAGTTTCAATGAGCTGAGGGGGCTGGCCGCGCAGCGGCCGAGCGGAAACGCTTCCAAGGATCACGTCATCCAACTGGCCCAGGAAATTCTCAAGCGCAGCGACGTGCTGACGATCATGGACAATCTTGCCGGGCGTGACGGTGACGGTCGAATCAGTTGGCGAGCGCTTTATTTGCTTTCCCGCTGA
- a CDS encoding type III secretion protein, with protein sequence MTSTSFNSPQHGGQDRFHSAQDAGAPVLSNDHVVQDPLTAPHMHAVEARRMKTFEGQRKFQAPVADDFSRGMLATGKVNGDDTPSLRYTGLINSLAAWWRR encoded by the coding sequence ATGACGTCAACCTCGTTTAATTCTCCCCAACACGGTGGTCAGGACCGCTTTCACAGTGCCCAGGATGCCGGTGCGCCGGTCCTCAGCAATGACCACGTCGTGCAAGACCCTCTGACTGCGCCGCACATGCATGCGGTGGAAGCCCGACGGATGAAGACCTTCGAAGGCCAGCGCAAATTCCAGGCACCGGTCGCGGATGACTTTTCCCGGGGCATGCTCGCCACCGGGAAGGTGAACGGTGATGACACGCCCTCACTCAGATACACCGGACTGATCAACAGTCTGGCAGCCTGGTGGCGTCGGTAA
- the cysC gene encoding adenylyl-sulfate kinase has product MSDVAQGPNPDLHAFAFSHPRAERARLGQTPRVIWMTGISASGKSTIADALDMALQAQGRLTCIIDGDSVRAGLCRDLGFTDRDRDENIRRVAEVARLMLDAGLMVIVALISPSSASRHYARSIIGNEFFVEVHVDAPLETAERRDPKGLYKKARQGLIKHFTGIDSPYDVPVFPEVHLDTRALCVAQSVEVILDWLARNDDHT; this is encoded by the coding sequence ATGAGTGATGTTGCGCAGGGCCCAAACCCGGATCTGCATGCCTTTGCCTTCAGCCATCCGCGCGCCGAGCGCGCGCGCCTGGGGCAGACGCCCAGGGTCATCTGGATGACGGGCATCTCCGCATCCGGCAAGTCGACCATCGCCGATGCGCTCGACATGGCCCTGCAGGCGCAAGGACGCCTGACCTGCATCATCGACGGTGATTCGGTGCGCGCAGGGCTGTGCCGGGACCTGGGTTTCACCGACCGTGACCGTGATGAGAACATTCGGCGGGTTGCGGAAGTGGCGCGCCTGATGCTCGATGCCGGGCTGATGGTGATCGTGGCGCTGATCTCCCCATCGTCCGCCAGCCGGCATTACGCACGCTCGATCATCGGCAATGAGTTTTTTGTTGAAGTGCATGTGGATGCGCCACTGGAAACCGCCGAGAGACGCGACCCTAAAGGCCTATACAAGAAAGCCCGCCAAGGATTGATCAAGCACTTCACCGGGATTGATTCCCCCTATGATGTGCCGGTTTTTCCGGAGGTTCATTTGGATACCCGGGCGCTTTGCGTTGCGCAGTCGGTGGAGGTGATCCTCGATTGGCTGGCACGCAACGACGATCACACATAG
- a CDS encoding CGNR zinc finger domain-containing protein yields MTHFTGTAKSIRLIGGARVLDFINTTNGRRPGSALKVLEERLTSFQFFFEWALHASLVSAQEFEAYRPMVFDSPISYQPDLDAVIAFRECLYAAFYPLSLGRAAPDEALQQINLGLQQGVGRRVLRSVEGLPAWEWKPCADAQALSAMLIGRLAIDATQLLVSTDLRELKSCTATDCDWIFLDSSKNKLRKWCQMSVCGSREKLSRLRQAL; encoded by the coding sequence ATGACACATTTCACGGGTACTGCAAAATCGATTCGTTTGATTGGCGGGGCCCGGGTATTGGACTTTATCAACACCACCAATGGCCGCCGCCCTGGCTCTGCACTCAAAGTGCTGGAGGAACGGCTCACCAGTTTTCAATTCTTCTTTGAATGGGCGCTGCATGCCTCGCTGGTCTCTGCCCAGGAATTCGAGGCGTACAGGCCAATGGTGTTCGACTCGCCTATCTCCTACCAGCCGGATCTGGACGCCGTGATTGCCTTCCGGGAGTGCCTGTATGCGGCGTTTTATCCGCTGTCGCTGGGGCGGGCGGCCCCCGACGAAGCCTTGCAGCAGATCAACCTCGGCTTGCAGCAAGGAGTGGGCCGGCGGGTGCTGCGTTCGGTCGAAGGCCTGCCGGCCTGGGAATGGAAACCCTGCGCTGATGCCCAGGCGCTGAGCGCGATGTTGATCGGGCGTCTGGCGATCGATGCGACGCAACTGCTGGTCAGCACTGATCTTCGCGAACTCAAGAGTTGCACCGCCACCGACTGCGATTGGATCTTTCTGGACAGCTCCAAGAACAAACTGCGCAAATGGTGCCAGATGAGTGTGTGCGGCAGCCGGGAGAAATTGAGCCGCCTCCGGCAGGCGCTGTAA